The region AAGCCATTAACATATGCTTGTGAAGTGTGGTGTCTAGTCTAGTAGATAGTAATTAGTATTGATATCATGCACATGGCATCTAAGTGAGCATGGGTTAGAAttccaatattttataaatttttgttGAGATGAAGAATTGTTCTTTTACATTCTTCCTAGAAACTCCAAccagtaaaagacaaaaagaacagTATGTTTAGTACCGATACCTTCAGCAATAGTAATACTCAAAATCAGTACATTACCTGAGGTCCATGTTAAGTTGTGTGAAGAGCTATCAAAAGATGAATTCCTAATGGACTGAAAATCTTCAGTTATAGTGGAAATAAATTTAGAGTGGCATTCAGTTGTGAAGGGTGCTGACTTGATGCTGTAGTGCTTTAGCTCATCTGGGTAGCTACACGTGGTGGTGCTCTCGTTTTCTGGTAAAGGAATAAAGATACATTATGGACGAGAAAAGTAGTTCATAACACAATATTGATTTAGCATTTTTGATAAGTCTGTTTCATTAGATGATaagaagggctggaaagatggttcattagttaaaagcacttggtaGTGTTGCAGAGAATCTGCATTGAATTTCCAGCTTCTATGTGGTGGCTCATGATCATCTTTAACTTTAGTTTTGGAAGATCCAGGGCCCTCTTCTGAACTTGCAGGCACCAGGTATACACCTGGTGcatatacatgtaggcagaatacttataatgcaaaataaatgaaCCAAAGTTTTTTTATTGTAAGATAGTGACTCTATATTTACATGTCTATGTATTAATCCATATTCATGTTATATAGATTAAATGCAGTGTGtatttttcatttggtttttctgTTGGAAAATttctttttgggatagcattggaaatgtaaatgaggaaaatacctaattaaaaaaaaagattattgttGTAATCTGGTTTTCAAGCAGAGCATGATGTGCAGTTAACAACATAAGTCAACAccttgggttcagtctccagtgcTAGAATTAGGCATACCTTGTGTATTTTGTGATACAATACCCTAAAGAATATATAGGAAGTTCTTGAACATCCTTTTTTAAGCTAGGACCTTACTGTGTATtcctagctggtctggaactaacagagatctatctgcctctgtctcccaagttctagaATTAAATGTGTGCCCTATCACACctaacatataaaattaatgttttataacGTCCCCTCTTGTATATATCTTTAAATTGCCACCCCCCCTACAAGGTTGGGTGAGAGCATGTCTATTCTGAAGTTTCTttcagctgttttgttttgttttgttttgtttttgcagggGGGGGcgtgttgtttgtttggtttattttaacTGTTGTAGAAATGAAGTTCAAGGCCTGCGTCAACTATTGAGCAATGCTTCTAGCCCAgctgtttctttttgtctgttcTAATCTGACATAAGCCATCAAAGCTCAGTCACATTGTCTTAATGCTTGACTTGAAGTAGGATAGCTTACCTAATGTCACATTAGACATGTTCAGCCAGTTCTGCAACTCAAGTAGACCACAGGTACAGTTCCATGGATTTCCATCCAGAGTTAGTATCTCCAGATGAGGTAGCTGTGGTGCATCGAAGAGGCGTATCAAATTGCCTTGCAGATTCAGAACTTTTAGGTTATTTAGAGGCACAAATGTATCGGGATTCAgttgtaatattttgttttggcAAAGAAATAATTGTTTTAGTTCATTTAAGCCAACAAATGAACCCTGTTGAATTACACTGATTGAATTTCCAcagatatttaaaatttctaGGTTGAGAAGATTCCTGAAACTGCTGTTATATAAGGCAGTGATGTTATTCTCCATCAAGTagagctcagtgagtaaagagtACATCTGTAGCACCCTGCTATCTGCAGCATTCAGAGTAATTCGGTTATAACTGAGATCAAGAATGGTAACATTGGTACTAATACCCTCTGGAATCAAAGCATAATTCCTTCTGCTGAAATTACATGTGACttcctagaaaagaaaagaaaaacagaaatgatttAATCAGAATTGATTAAAGTTACATATCCAAGAAGAGATATTGGATCATTCTGGAAAAAGTTGACCTTAAACATAAAAAAGGAAGAGCAAATGTGTTTCTTTATGCAAATAGAATAATGAAGAGTAAGGAAATTCTGATGCAACCACTTAGGGAGATCCAAAGATATCTTCCACCTGTTATATAAGCATTACAGAAAGAGTATTTCAATGTTTCTCTTATAGAAATACAAGGGAAATATAATTCTGTTGACTTACTTAACCTGAAGTATTGGCatatgcttgtgatcccagcacttgtgaagtCTTAGGCAGGAGACTAACAAGTACAAGAACAACCTTGGCTGCAAAGTGAGATGCTTTCTCAAAAATACAGACAAAACAGACTGAATCCTTACTTGATGTTTTAGCATACGAGATAAATATATATGGGAGAATTGTTTAAAAGTAAGTATTTTGAAGTTTGTGTAGATACTATTGCATACCTAGGAATAgaataattgcttttatttttgtttggggggggctTCGTTTAAGACAGGGTACTCTAtgcagcccttgctgtcctggaactcacttctatagactaagctgaccttgaacacagagatctatctacctgtctctgcttcccaagtactgggattaaagatgtgtaccatcaccacccagctgcTCTCTACCAAATATGGACCTATCCTGGTTGTGGtgatacacacttttaatcctaggaAGAGGCAGATGCATTTCTATAAGttttaaggacagcctggtttacatagttgtctcaaaacaacatcaaattaaatcaTGATTGTTAATGAGCTATAATACAATTCTTGGCTAGCTCTGCTGTTGAAATAATAATGCAGCCACATGATGATAAGCTACATAAGTGAGTTTTTaagtttcttccattttctgttttgtattgaTTGACATGATGGGTTTGTGTTGATGTTTACTTGCAATAGAGTCTCAGTATATTGCAGTAGATGGCCAACTcttgatcatcctgcctccatcTACTACATGATGGATTACAGGTTTATGTTAGCACAGTTGACTTAGTTGCTTAAAAACtgttttatggtttatttttggCAGAACTAGGGGTTGAGCTAAGGCAGCATACAAAAGCTCCCCTACTGAGCTCTATGCTAagcctgtattttatttatttacattattattttatagatgtAGATTATGTGCTTACCTGTgtgtggaagaggagaggaggagaggtcaATGTTAGATGCAATTTAGATTCTCATGTTTGTAGCAAACCATTTCACCTTTCTTACCCCCATCCTATGGTTCGATTTGAActgatttgttttttcttgtgtgtgtatgtgtcctgattttttttttttttggtcttgaaACTAATCTCTGATTTTAATAGCTAAGAGTTTCCAGAGTTGTACATTattcagcttttaaattttaaaaaaaaactttatgtgtatgtgtgagtcccTCATGTAAGTATGAGCATCATGTGTCTGCTTGgtgtctgtgaaggccagaaagAGCTTCAGTACTCTgcatctgggattacaggtacttATGAGCCACAGTGTGATTTCTAGGAAAGgaacctgagttctctgcaggagcagaaagtgctttttttttttttttacatagcatattttattttctaacttttgTAAAGTATCAAAAACTTTAGCAGAATAACATAGAAACTAAATTGACAACATAGACAACAAATGATAAAGAATATTAAAGCTTTCTGATTAAATACGAACCATTAGTAAAATAGAAATTACAGACCCCAATTCATCATTCTCAAAGTCCAGATATTGCAGTGAACTTCTGTCTAGTTCTTAAAGTCATTTGGATTAAGAGTTGTGAAGATTTATAATGGATTTCATATACtaccaaatatattttatgccCTTAGcataaaatgtgatattttttaataaatttttttattatgtattttcctcaattacatttccaatgctatcccaaaagtcccccattccctccccctacccccctacctacccattcccgctttttggccctggcattcccctgtactggggcatataaagtttgcgtgtccaatgggcctctctttccagtgatggccgactaggccatcttttgatacatatgcagctagagtcacagaaaatgctcttaactgctgaaccatctttttGGTTCCATTTGGTCAGCTTCTATAAAGAATTcactttataaaacaaagaatgatTTGTCAAATTGGGCTTTTGCCCAGAGGTTACAGAATTTTAGTATACATAGAttagtaaataattttattttattttaaattgaatttatttttgtacatgtgtatttgtgtgtgtgtttgtgtatccatgtgtctgtgtgtccctgtgtgtttgttgtgtgtgcttTCACGACTCTCCATGCAAATGCATGCCATAGCACATATGGGGGCAGAATACAGTTTTCAGGAGTTCTCACTGTGGTttagagatggaactcaggttgttaggctcgGTGGCTTGCACCTTTAGCTGCTAAGACATCTTACTGGCTCacaaaattaatgtttaataGTTTGTCAgttgtgtttatttctcttttgttagtCTTTTGCTTCTATGTATTTTACTAGATTTCTATACAGTATatttgagaacatttttattgttgGTTGAAACTTACTGTTTCAGAAGCTTGGCTTTTGACAGATGGTAGCAGCACGGAGAAGAGCCAAAACACGAAGCGTGTGCCTTTCATATCGAAGGCCTACGAGAAAAGAGAGTaatcccatctcaaaagataGTAGCGCTTTAGAGGCTGAGGACAtgcatgtatttttcttttcttcttttttttaaatatttatttatttattattatatgtaagtacactgtagctgtcttcagacacaccagaagagggcgtcaggtctcattacggatggttgtgagccaccatgtggttggtgggatttgaactctggaccttcggaagagcagtcgggtgctcttacccactgagccatttcaccaacccccgtatttttcttttaaaagaaaacatgaaacactCACATTGCTTTTCATTATCCTATTACTAACCTTTACCAACTAAACAGCCCCTGAAGACACTGAGATTCAGGGTTTTTCTCGTGTGTTTTATTAGCTTCAGATGTCATGAAAAAAGAGTTGTATTAAAAATGTTtcagcatatatgtatatgaaaaatCTCAAAGGaacatatttattatgtatgacATATGATTATGTGTATACTTCACTAGGTTGGTGCTTCTTGGTATTTTAAATTTGAGTGTTGTATTAATATTATTGATCAATTTGGAGTGGTGGAAGATAAAAatcactagtttttttttttcaagtattctCTACCATAATTTCCAGTATATTGACCCATCACTTTCTTACagatatttaatgattttttgcCAGATGAATATTGTGGGTTTATAATGTTATTACCACATGTAAATTATTGTTTACTGAACCCTGAAAATAGCATGATTACTTTTTCCATTTTAGGCTATTTTTCTGATAAACTGAGCTTATTTTTCTCATGTGTttagttttctgtgttttttttttcatgagtttATTCCCATGCTTTTCCATAGCAAATTTCTCAGTAATTAGTAGGTGCTTTACTTAAGTATTCCCTCCGTATCAGCTGCATAAAAAGCGTCTGCTGGAGCCGGTTCCTGTGCTTAGTCTAGAGATGTGGACTGAGGAGCCCACGGCTGTTCACTTCTGCCTTTCAGGTATACATTCTCTGTAGTCTTTGTTACACATTCTTGTTTTCTAGAATTCCCagtcttattttattgttttgggtttttgttttgttttgttttttttggttttttttttgttttttttttttttttttttttttgagagaaatcTGTATagcctgtctgtcctagaactcactttgtagaccaggctggcctcgaactcagaaatccggctgcctctgcctcccgagttctgttctgttctgttctgttcttttcttttttcttttttctttttggtggggcatcataacttttaaaaatgaccatGGGAAGGACCtttgtgttgttcttttttttttttttttcagcttggatggttatttgtttttaaatttaattttatttgtaattcattttttaaaatccatattccaccctcccaccctccaactgctccacatcccacaccctcTCCCCACAACACCCTATCTCTACATGGATGCTCTCACTCTCCACTCCATCTGAACTCTTAAACTCCCTAAggtttccagtctcttgagggttaggtgcatcttctctaaatgaacacagagcgggaagtcctctactgtatgtgtgttgggggcctcatatcagctggtgtatgctgtctgtttggtggtccaatgtctgaaagatcttgggggtccagattaattagaACTGCTcgtcctcctataggatcgctCTTCTCCTCatattctttcagccttctctaattcaacatgagagatcagctgcttctgtccattggttcggtgcaaatatctacatctgactctttcagttgctcgttgggtcttttggagagcaGCCATGATAGACCCTTTTTTGTGAgatctccatagcctcagtaatagtgtcaggccttgggacctccctgtgctgctggaccttcttttcctcaggctcctctccattcccatccctctaattctttcatacagaaactattatgggtcagagatgtgactgtaggatggcaaccccatccctcacttgatgtcctgtcttcctgctgaaggtgggctgtataagttccctctccctactgttgggcatttcatcaaaggtccctccctgtgagtcctggaagtctctcacctcccaagtctctggtctactctgcccaccccccacccccatctcctgaggttgcctgtttacagtctttctgcaggccctcagggcttcagtccttttccctcacacaataccagatcaggttcccttctcctccccactcttccctcccaccccatccactttcctctcaggtccctccctccctccctccccccccctccctccccacttatgattgctttcttctctctcccaagtgggaaaGAGCaagtctcaaattcatctggaaaggcaaacaaaacaaaacaaaacagaatagagaaaacaatttttaacaataagagaacatttggaggaatcaccatccctggcctcaagctttactacagggcaatagtgataaaaactgcatggtattgatacagagacagaaatgttGATCAGTGGAGTAGAATTgcagacccagaaataaaaccacacacttacccatacttgatttttgacaaaggtgccaaaatatgcaatggaaaaaagaaagcatcttcaactaatggtgctggtctaactggctgtctgtgtgtagaagcatgaaaatagacctatatttgtcaccttgaacaaagctcaagtccaagtggatcaagaacctcaacataaaaccagatacactgaatctaataaaagagaaagtgggaaagagctttgaactcattggtacagggggaagtttcctaaacagaactccagtggctcatgctctatGATAATAATTGataaacaggacctcatgaaattggaaagcttctgtaaggcaaaggacatagtcagtaAGACatattggcaacctacagattggaaaaaaaaaaaacttcactaaccccccATCCaatagagggccaatatccaaaatatataaataactcaagaaactaaccaccaaacaaacaaacaaacaaacaacccagtcaaaaaatagggtatagaactaaaccaagatttcacaactgaggaatctcgaatggctgagaaacacctaaagaaatgttcaaagtccttagtgatcagagaaatgcaaatcaaaacgaccctgagattccaccttataccagtcagaatggcttagatcaaaacctcaggtgacaacacatgttggagaggatgtggagaatgctggtgggattgcaaactgatacaaccacgctggaaatcaatctgaaggttcctcagaaaattggaaatagatttacctgaagacccagctataccactcttgggaatatacccaaaagatggcccaccatgccacaggagcacgtgttctactatgttcttagcagccttatttgtgatagccagaagctggaaataagcTAGATGACccactacagaagaatggatgcagaaaatgtggttcatttacacaatgaaatactactcagctattattaagaatgaggacatcctagcagggtgtggtggtgcacacctttaatcccagcacgagggaggcagaggcaggtagatttctgagttcaaggccagcctggtctacaaagtgacttccaggacagccagggctatacagagaaactgtctcaaaaaaaaaaaaaaaaagaggacatcctgagttttgcaggcaaaaggatggaactagaaaatatgatcctgagtgaggtaacacagatgtgaaaggacatgcatggtatgtactcactaataagtggatattagcacccccccccaaaaaaaaaaaaaacccatacagaatacacaagatacagtccacacaattcaaaaggctcaacaagctgaagtgcccaagtgaggatgcctcggCCCTacttgggagaagaaagcaatcggTCAGGGCAGAGGTCTGGAGGTCTTTTTGCCTCCTCCTCTACTTCTAGAATACCTGATAATAGTAATTAAATAAGTTCCTGTACTAGAAATCAAGTGAATTTTCTGCTTTTTCCATTGTTAACATGGGAAAATTTGCTTTTGCAGTTTACATTTAACTATTAACTTTTAgacttctaaattttatttttatttcccagtccattctctctgtttttgtGGGCTTATACTCCCTTTTacctttaacttttattttagtcAGGTTTTAAATAGGAGCCAAAGTTAATAGGTATATTCAGTATGCTGCCCAAAGTAGAAATTGCCTCGTATTGAAAAGTAATAATCTTAGtagttattttctatttaatcatttt is a window of Mus caroli chromosome 4, CAROLI_EIJ_v1.1, whole genome shotgun sequence DNA encoding:
- the Lrrc19 gene encoding leucine-rich repeat-containing protein 19, with translation MKGTRFVFWLFSVLLPSVKSQASETEVTCNFSRRNYALIPEGISTNVTILDLSYNRITLNAADSRVLQMYSLLTELYLMENNITALYNSSFRNLLNLEILNICGNSISVIQQGSFVGLNELKQLFLCQNKILQLNPDTFVPLNNLKVLNLQGNLIRLFDAPQLPHLEILTLDGNPWNCTCGLLELQNWLNMSNVTLENESTTTCSYPDELKHYSIKSAPFTTECHSKFISTITEDFQSIRNSSFDSSSHNLTWTSEHEPLGKSWAFLVGVVATVLLTSLLIFIAIKCPVWYNILLSYNHHRLEEHEAETYENGLTRNPSSLSQITDTNSEDTTVIFEQLHAFVVDDDGFIEDRYIDINEVHEEK